A DNA window from Coffea arabica cultivar ET-39 chromosome 6c, Coffea Arabica ET-39 HiFi, whole genome shotgun sequence contains the following coding sequences:
- the LOC113695972 gene encoding probable DNA helicase MCM8 isoform X2, translated as MYGHQENTRNSKNQRWTVTDDLANILALYFPQIDISLEASKFKLQLASELVRFFSAPIGQTIVSQVKNDDGLCFLSLDFQLLKSICQIKELYGAMEENPKDALLCLSAAVHKVLMMKWDSNMMEEFVKINIRLHNYPESLIALKNLKAAYIDRLVSVHGTVVKVSTVRPLVRQMCFVCTKCGTNITCNFPDGKFSPPSICVIQGCRSRSFDPLRCTARPIDFQKIRLQELLKNEHHEEGRVPRTVECELTEDLVDACIPGDVVTVTGIIRMINNYMDIGGGKSKGKNQGLYFLYLEVVSIKNLKSQSLPEDLQDAKVDARTTQLSDLFSFSPRDLEFIVKFSEEYGSDVFRQILQSICPSIYGHELVKAGITLALFGGVQKHSMDQNKVPVRGDIHVLIVGDPGMGKSQLLQAAASISPRGIYVCGNATTNAGLTVAVVKDHMTSDYAFEAGAMVLADRGLCCIDEFDKMSAEHQALLEAMEQQCVSVAKAGLVASLSARTSVLAAANPAGGHYNRAKTVNENLKMNAALLSRFDLVFILLDKPDELLDKRLSEHIMSLHTGNGQNSPAAKRLCRASQRIKCINLTLRSHSLAARLRLDPKDSDFVPLPGPLLRKYIAYAKTYIFPRMTRPAAEILQRFYLQLRDHNTSADGTPITARQLESLVRLAEARARVDLRDEITVQDAMDVVEIMKESLYDKYVDEHGLVDFGRSGGMSQQKEAKRFLSALNKQSELQQKDCFTISELYSLADRIALRVPDIDTFVENLNSVGYLLKKGPKTYQVLSSSYSHSQSSRARG; from the exons ATGTACGGACATCAAGAGAACACCAGGAACTCGAAGAATCAGCGATGGACGGTGACGGACGACCTCGCCAATATCCTTGCCCTGTATTTCCCCCAAATCGACATCTCTCTGGAGGCTTCCAAGTTTAAACTCCAACTCGCCTCCGAACTCGTCCGATTCTTCTCTGCTCCAATCGGCCAGACCATCGTCTCACAG GTAAAAAATGATGATGGTTTATGCTTCTTATCGCTCGACTTCCAGCTGTTAAAAAGCATTTGTCAGATTAAAGAACTGTATGGAGCAATGGAGGAAAATCCTAAAGATGCCCTGTTGTGCTTGAGTGCTGCAGTGCACAAG GTTTTAATGATGAAATGGGACAGCAATATGATGGAGGAATTTGTAAAGATAAATATCCGTCTCCACAACTATCCTGAATCGTTGATTGCATTGAAGAACTTAAAAGCTGCTTATATTG ACAGGCTTGTATCTGTACATGGTACTGTTGTAAAAGTTAGCACAGTCAGGCCTCTGGTTAGACAAATGTGCTTTGTCTGTACAAAGTGTGGAACCAACATCACTTGCAACTTTCCCGATGGAAAATTTTCACCTCCTTCAATCTGTGTAATCCAAGGTTGCAGAAGTAGGAGTTTTGATCCTTTAAGATGTACTGCTCGACCAATAGACTTTCAGAAAATAAG ACTTCAGGAACTGCTGAAGAATGAACATCACGAAGAAGGAAGGGTGCCTAGGACTGTTGAATGCGAGTTGACCGAAGACCTTGTAGATGCATGTATCCCTGGGGACGTCGTGACGGTGACTGGTATTATCAGGATGATCAACAATTACATGGATATTGGGGGAG GAAAATCAAAAGGCAAGAATCAAGGACTATATTTTTTGTACCTAGAAGTTGTTTcgataaaaaatttgaaatctcaATCATTACCGGAGGATTTGCAAGATGCTAAAGTTGATGCTAGAACAACACAGCTGTCTGATTTATTCTCATTTTCTCCAAGAGATTTGGAATTTATTGTGAAGTTTTCTGAGGAATACGGTTCAGATGTCTTTAGGCAAATACTTCAATCTATTTGCCCGTCAATCTATGGGCATGAACTTGTGAAAG CGGGAATCACATTAGCATTGTTTGGAGGGGTGCAGAAGCATTCGATGGATCAGAATAAGGTGCCTGTCAGAGGTGACATCCATGTACTGATTGTTG GTGATCCTGGAATGGGAAAAAGTCAACTACTCCAAGCAGCAGCTTCTATTTCTCCACGTGGCATATATGTATGTGGTAATGCGACAACTAATGCAGGCCTAACTGTTGCTGTGGTGAAGGATCATATGACAAGTGACTATGCTTTTGAGGCTG GTGCAATGGTACTTGCAGATCGTGGATTATGctgtattgatgagtttgacaAAATGTCAGCAGAACATCAG GCTCTATTGGAAGCTATGGAACAACAGTGTGTCTCTGTTGCAAAGGCAGGACTTGTGGCAAGTTTATCAGCCCGAACATCTGTTTTAGCTGCCGCAAACCCTGCTGGGGGTCATTATAA CCGCGCTAAAACTGTGAATGAGAACTTGAAGATGAATGCTGCTCTCTTGTCAAGATTTGATCTAGTTTTTATATTACTTGACAAGCCTGATGAACTACTGGACAAGCGCCTTTCAGAGCACATTATGTCA CTTCATACTGGAAATGGACAAAATTCACCAGCAGCTAAAAGGCTTTGCAGAG CATCACAACGTATCAAATGCATCAATCTTACTTTAAGAAGCCATTCTCTAGCTGCTAGGTTGAGGCTTGATCCAAAGGACAGTGATTTTGTTCCATTGCCTGGTCCTCTTCTCCGTAAATACATTGCTTATGCAAAGACATATATCTTCCCTAG GATGACAAGACCAGCTGCTGAAATCCTGCAGAGGTTTTATTTGCAATTAAGAGACCATAACACATCTGCTGATGGTACACCAATAACAGCAAGGCAATTAGAAAGTCTAGTAAGGCTGGCAGAAGCTCGAGCTAGGGTGGATTTAAGAGATGAAATAACCGTTCAAGATGCCATG GATGTTGTGGAAATAATGAAAGAATCTTTGTATGATAAGTATGTTGACGAACATGGCCTTGTGGATTTTGGGCGAAGTGGTGGAATGAGCCAACAGAAAGAAGCAAAACGGTTTTTAAGTGCCTTAAACAAGCAATCAGAGTTACAGCAAAAGGATTGCTTTACTATATCC GAATTATACAGCCTGGCAGACAGGATTGCCTTAAGGGTTCCAGATATAGACACTTTTGTGGAAAATCTAAACAGTGTTGGTTATTTGCTAAAGAAGGGGCCTAAGACATATCAG GTGCTGTCATCGTCTTATTCACACAGTCAGTCATCAAGAGCAAGGGGCTAA
- the LOC113695972 gene encoding probable DNA helicase MCM8 isoform X4: protein MYGHQENTRNSKNQRWTVTDDLANILALYFPQIDISLEASKFKLQLASELVRFFSAPIGQTIVSQVKNDDGLCFLSLDFQLLKSICQIKELYGAMEENPKDALLCLSAAVHKVLMMKWDSNMMEEFVKINIRLHNYPESLIALKNLKAAYIDRLVSVHGTVVKVSTVRPLVRQMCFVCTKCGTNITCNFPDGKFSPPSICVIQGCRSRSFDPLRCTARPIDFQKIRLQELLKNEHHEEGRVPRTVECELTEDLVDACIPGDVVTVTGIIRMINNYMDIGGGKSKGKNQGLYFLYLEVVSIKNLKSQSLPEDLQDAKVDARTTQLSDLFSFSPRDLEFIVKFSEEYGSDVFRQILQSICPSIYGHELVKAGITLALFGGVQKHSMDQNKVPVRGDPGMGKSQLLQAAASISPRGIYVCGNATTNAGLTVAVVKDHMTSDYAFEAGAMVLADRGLCCIDEFDKMSAEHQALLEAMEQQCVSVAKAGLVASLSARTSVLAAANPAGGHYNRAKTVNENLKMNAALLSRFDLVFILLDKPDELLDKRLSEHIMSLHTGNGQNSPAAKRLCRASQRIKCINLTLRSHSLAARLRLDPKDSDFVPLPGPLLRKYIAYAKTYIFPRMTRPAAEILQRFYLQLRDHNTSADGTPITARQLESLVRLAEARARVDLRDEITVQDAMDVVEIMKESLYDKYVDEHGLVDFGRSGGMSQQKEAKRFLSALNKQSELQQKDCFTISSFVQELYSLADRIALRVPDIDTFVENLNSVGYLLKKGPKTYQVLSSSYSHSQSSRARG from the exons ATGTACGGACATCAAGAGAACACCAGGAACTCGAAGAATCAGCGATGGACGGTGACGGACGACCTCGCCAATATCCTTGCCCTGTATTTCCCCCAAATCGACATCTCTCTGGAGGCTTCCAAGTTTAAACTCCAACTCGCCTCCGAACTCGTCCGATTCTTCTCTGCTCCAATCGGCCAGACCATCGTCTCACAG GTAAAAAATGATGATGGTTTATGCTTCTTATCGCTCGACTTCCAGCTGTTAAAAAGCATTTGTCAGATTAAAGAACTGTATGGAGCAATGGAGGAAAATCCTAAAGATGCCCTGTTGTGCTTGAGTGCTGCAGTGCACAAG GTTTTAATGATGAAATGGGACAGCAATATGATGGAGGAATTTGTAAAGATAAATATCCGTCTCCACAACTATCCTGAATCGTTGATTGCATTGAAGAACTTAAAAGCTGCTTATATTG ACAGGCTTGTATCTGTACATGGTACTGTTGTAAAAGTTAGCACAGTCAGGCCTCTGGTTAGACAAATGTGCTTTGTCTGTACAAAGTGTGGAACCAACATCACTTGCAACTTTCCCGATGGAAAATTTTCACCTCCTTCAATCTGTGTAATCCAAGGTTGCAGAAGTAGGAGTTTTGATCCTTTAAGATGTACTGCTCGACCAATAGACTTTCAGAAAATAAG ACTTCAGGAACTGCTGAAGAATGAACATCACGAAGAAGGAAGGGTGCCTAGGACTGTTGAATGCGAGTTGACCGAAGACCTTGTAGATGCATGTATCCCTGGGGACGTCGTGACGGTGACTGGTATTATCAGGATGATCAACAATTACATGGATATTGGGGGAG GAAAATCAAAAGGCAAGAATCAAGGACTATATTTTTTGTACCTAGAAGTTGTTTcgataaaaaatttgaaatctcaATCATTACCGGAGGATTTGCAAGATGCTAAAGTTGATGCTAGAACAACACAGCTGTCTGATTTATTCTCATTTTCTCCAAGAGATTTGGAATTTATTGTGAAGTTTTCTGAGGAATACGGTTCAGATGTCTTTAGGCAAATACTTCAATCTATTTGCCCGTCAATCTATGGGCATGAACTTGTGAAAG CGGGAATCACATTAGCATTGTTTGGAGGGGTGCAGAAGCATTCGATGGATCAGAATAAGGTGCCTGTCAGAG GTGATCCTGGAATGGGAAAAAGTCAACTACTCCAAGCAGCAGCTTCTATTTCTCCACGTGGCATATATGTATGTGGTAATGCGACAACTAATGCAGGCCTAACTGTTGCTGTGGTGAAGGATCATATGACAAGTGACTATGCTTTTGAGGCTG GTGCAATGGTACTTGCAGATCGTGGATTATGctgtattgatgagtttgacaAAATGTCAGCAGAACATCAG GCTCTATTGGAAGCTATGGAACAACAGTGTGTCTCTGTTGCAAAGGCAGGACTTGTGGCAAGTTTATCAGCCCGAACATCTGTTTTAGCTGCCGCAAACCCTGCTGGGGGTCATTATAA CCGCGCTAAAACTGTGAATGAGAACTTGAAGATGAATGCTGCTCTCTTGTCAAGATTTGATCTAGTTTTTATATTACTTGACAAGCCTGATGAACTACTGGACAAGCGCCTTTCAGAGCACATTATGTCA CTTCATACTGGAAATGGACAAAATTCACCAGCAGCTAAAAGGCTTTGCAGAG CATCACAACGTATCAAATGCATCAATCTTACTTTAAGAAGCCATTCTCTAGCTGCTAGGTTGAGGCTTGATCCAAAGGACAGTGATTTTGTTCCATTGCCTGGTCCTCTTCTCCGTAAATACATTGCTTATGCAAAGACATATATCTTCCCTAG GATGACAAGACCAGCTGCTGAAATCCTGCAGAGGTTTTATTTGCAATTAAGAGACCATAACACATCTGCTGATGGTACACCAATAACAGCAAGGCAATTAGAAAGTCTAGTAAGGCTGGCAGAAGCTCGAGCTAGGGTGGATTTAAGAGATGAAATAACCGTTCAAGATGCCATG GATGTTGTGGAAATAATGAAAGAATCTTTGTATGATAAGTATGTTGACGAACATGGCCTTGTGGATTTTGGGCGAAGTGGTGGAATGAGCCAACAGAAAGAAGCAAAACGGTTTTTAAGTGCCTTAAACAAGCAATCAGAGTTACAGCAAAAGGATTGCTTTACTATATCC TCTTTTGTTCAGGAATTATACAGCCTGGCAGACAGGATTGCCTTAAGGGTTCCAGATATAGACACTTTTGTGGAAAATCTAAACAGTGTTGGTTATTTGCTAAAGAAGGGGCCTAAGACATATCAG GTGCTGTCATCGTCTTATTCACACAGTCAGTCATCAAGAGCAAGGGGCTAA
- the LOC113695972 gene encoding probable DNA helicase MCM8 isoform X1 translates to MYGHQENTRNSKNQRWTVTDDLANILALYFPQIDISLEASKFKLQLASELVRFFSAPIGQTIVSQVKNDDGLCFLSLDFQLLKSICQIKELYGAMEENPKDALLCLSAAVHKVLMMKWDSNMMEEFVKINIRLHNYPESLIALKNLKAAYIDRLVSVHGTVVKVSTVRPLVRQMCFVCTKCGTNITCNFPDGKFSPPSICVIQGCRSRSFDPLRCTARPIDFQKIRLQELLKNEHHEEGRVPRTVECELTEDLVDACIPGDVVTVTGIIRMINNYMDIGGGKSKGKNQGLYFLYLEVVSIKNLKSQSLPEDLQDAKVDARTTQLSDLFSFSPRDLEFIVKFSEEYGSDVFRQILQSICPSIYGHELVKAGITLALFGGVQKHSMDQNKVPVRGDIHVLIVGDPGMGKSQLLQAAASISPRGIYVCGNATTNAGLTVAVVKDHMTSDYAFEAGAMVLADRGLCCIDEFDKMSAEHQALLEAMEQQCVSVAKAGLVASLSARTSVLAAANPAGGHYNRAKTVNENLKMNAALLSRFDLVFILLDKPDELLDKRLSEHIMSLHTGNGQNSPAAKRLCRASQRIKCINLTLRSHSLAARLRLDPKDSDFVPLPGPLLRKYIAYAKTYIFPRMTRPAAEILQRFYLQLRDHNTSADGTPITARQLESLVRLAEARARVDLRDEITVQDAMDVVEIMKESLYDKYVDEHGLVDFGRSGGMSQQKEAKRFLSALNKQSELQQKDCFTISSFVQELYSLADRIALRVPDIDTFVENLNSVGYLLKKGPKTYQVLSSSYSHSQSSRARG, encoded by the exons ATGTACGGACATCAAGAGAACACCAGGAACTCGAAGAATCAGCGATGGACGGTGACGGACGACCTCGCCAATATCCTTGCCCTGTATTTCCCCCAAATCGACATCTCTCTGGAGGCTTCCAAGTTTAAACTCCAACTCGCCTCCGAACTCGTCCGATTCTTCTCTGCTCCAATCGGCCAGACCATCGTCTCACAG GTAAAAAATGATGATGGTTTATGCTTCTTATCGCTCGACTTCCAGCTGTTAAAAAGCATTTGTCAGATTAAAGAACTGTATGGAGCAATGGAGGAAAATCCTAAAGATGCCCTGTTGTGCTTGAGTGCTGCAGTGCACAAG GTTTTAATGATGAAATGGGACAGCAATATGATGGAGGAATTTGTAAAGATAAATATCCGTCTCCACAACTATCCTGAATCGTTGATTGCATTGAAGAACTTAAAAGCTGCTTATATTG ACAGGCTTGTATCTGTACATGGTACTGTTGTAAAAGTTAGCACAGTCAGGCCTCTGGTTAGACAAATGTGCTTTGTCTGTACAAAGTGTGGAACCAACATCACTTGCAACTTTCCCGATGGAAAATTTTCACCTCCTTCAATCTGTGTAATCCAAGGTTGCAGAAGTAGGAGTTTTGATCCTTTAAGATGTACTGCTCGACCAATAGACTTTCAGAAAATAAG ACTTCAGGAACTGCTGAAGAATGAACATCACGAAGAAGGAAGGGTGCCTAGGACTGTTGAATGCGAGTTGACCGAAGACCTTGTAGATGCATGTATCCCTGGGGACGTCGTGACGGTGACTGGTATTATCAGGATGATCAACAATTACATGGATATTGGGGGAG GAAAATCAAAAGGCAAGAATCAAGGACTATATTTTTTGTACCTAGAAGTTGTTTcgataaaaaatttgaaatctcaATCATTACCGGAGGATTTGCAAGATGCTAAAGTTGATGCTAGAACAACACAGCTGTCTGATTTATTCTCATTTTCTCCAAGAGATTTGGAATTTATTGTGAAGTTTTCTGAGGAATACGGTTCAGATGTCTTTAGGCAAATACTTCAATCTATTTGCCCGTCAATCTATGGGCATGAACTTGTGAAAG CGGGAATCACATTAGCATTGTTTGGAGGGGTGCAGAAGCATTCGATGGATCAGAATAAGGTGCCTGTCAGAGGTGACATCCATGTACTGATTGTTG GTGATCCTGGAATGGGAAAAAGTCAACTACTCCAAGCAGCAGCTTCTATTTCTCCACGTGGCATATATGTATGTGGTAATGCGACAACTAATGCAGGCCTAACTGTTGCTGTGGTGAAGGATCATATGACAAGTGACTATGCTTTTGAGGCTG GTGCAATGGTACTTGCAGATCGTGGATTATGctgtattgatgagtttgacaAAATGTCAGCAGAACATCAG GCTCTATTGGAAGCTATGGAACAACAGTGTGTCTCTGTTGCAAAGGCAGGACTTGTGGCAAGTTTATCAGCCCGAACATCTGTTTTAGCTGCCGCAAACCCTGCTGGGGGTCATTATAA CCGCGCTAAAACTGTGAATGAGAACTTGAAGATGAATGCTGCTCTCTTGTCAAGATTTGATCTAGTTTTTATATTACTTGACAAGCCTGATGAACTACTGGACAAGCGCCTTTCAGAGCACATTATGTCA CTTCATACTGGAAATGGACAAAATTCACCAGCAGCTAAAAGGCTTTGCAGAG CATCACAACGTATCAAATGCATCAATCTTACTTTAAGAAGCCATTCTCTAGCTGCTAGGTTGAGGCTTGATCCAAAGGACAGTGATTTTGTTCCATTGCCTGGTCCTCTTCTCCGTAAATACATTGCTTATGCAAAGACATATATCTTCCCTAG GATGACAAGACCAGCTGCTGAAATCCTGCAGAGGTTTTATTTGCAATTAAGAGACCATAACACATCTGCTGATGGTACACCAATAACAGCAAGGCAATTAGAAAGTCTAGTAAGGCTGGCAGAAGCTCGAGCTAGGGTGGATTTAAGAGATGAAATAACCGTTCAAGATGCCATG GATGTTGTGGAAATAATGAAAGAATCTTTGTATGATAAGTATGTTGACGAACATGGCCTTGTGGATTTTGGGCGAAGTGGTGGAATGAGCCAACAGAAAGAAGCAAAACGGTTTTTAAGTGCCTTAAACAAGCAATCAGAGTTACAGCAAAAGGATTGCTTTACTATATCC TCTTTTGTTCAGGAATTATACAGCCTGGCAGACAGGATTGCCTTAAGGGTTCCAGATATAGACACTTTTGTGGAAAATCTAAACAGTGTTGGTTATTTGCTAAAGAAGGGGCCTAAGACATATCAG GTGCTGTCATCGTCTTATTCACACAGTCAGTCATCAAGAGCAAGGGGCTAA
- the LOC113695972 gene encoding probable DNA helicase MCM8 isoform X3, translating into MYGHQENTRNSKNQRWTVTDDLANILALYFPQIDISLEASKFKLQLASELVRFFSAPIGQTIVSQVKNDDGLCFLSLDFQLLKSICQIKELYGAMEENPKDALLCLSAAVHKVLMMKWDSNMMEEFVKINIRLHNYPESLIALKNLKAAYIDRLVSVHGTVVKVSTVRPLVRQMCFVCTKCGTNITCNFPDGKFSPPSICVIQGCRSRSFDPLRCTARPIDFQKIRLQELLKNEHHEEGRVPRTVECELTEDLVDACIPGDVVTVTGIIRMINNYMDIGGGKSKGKNQGLYFLYLEVVSIKNLKSQSLPEDLQDAKVDARTTQLSDLFSFSPRDLEFIVKFSEEYGSDVFRQILQSICPSIYGHELVKAGITLALFGGVQKHSMDQNKVPVRGDIHVLIVGDPGMGKSQLLQAAASISPRGIYVCGNATTNAGLTVAVVKDHMTSDYAFEAGAMVLADRGLCCIDEFDKMSAEHQALLEAMEQQCVSVAKAGLVASLSARTSVLAAANPAGGHYNRAKTVNENLKMNAALLSRFDLVFILLDKPDELLDKRLSEHIMSLHTGNGQNSPAAKRLCRGSSSTLDIHWNIAARLRLDPKDSDFVPLPGPLLRKYIAYAKTYIFPRMTRPAAEILQRFYLQLRDHNTSADGTPITARQLESLVRLAEARARVDLRDEITVQDAMDVVEIMKESLYDKYVDEHGLVDFGRSGGMSQQKEAKRFLSALNKQSELQQKDCFTISSFVQELYSLADRIALRVPDIDTFVENLNSVGYLLKKGPKTYQVLSSSYSHSQSSRARG; encoded by the exons ATGTACGGACATCAAGAGAACACCAGGAACTCGAAGAATCAGCGATGGACGGTGACGGACGACCTCGCCAATATCCTTGCCCTGTATTTCCCCCAAATCGACATCTCTCTGGAGGCTTCCAAGTTTAAACTCCAACTCGCCTCCGAACTCGTCCGATTCTTCTCTGCTCCAATCGGCCAGACCATCGTCTCACAG GTAAAAAATGATGATGGTTTATGCTTCTTATCGCTCGACTTCCAGCTGTTAAAAAGCATTTGTCAGATTAAAGAACTGTATGGAGCAATGGAGGAAAATCCTAAAGATGCCCTGTTGTGCTTGAGTGCTGCAGTGCACAAG GTTTTAATGATGAAATGGGACAGCAATATGATGGAGGAATTTGTAAAGATAAATATCCGTCTCCACAACTATCCTGAATCGTTGATTGCATTGAAGAACTTAAAAGCTGCTTATATTG ACAGGCTTGTATCTGTACATGGTACTGTTGTAAAAGTTAGCACAGTCAGGCCTCTGGTTAGACAAATGTGCTTTGTCTGTACAAAGTGTGGAACCAACATCACTTGCAACTTTCCCGATGGAAAATTTTCACCTCCTTCAATCTGTGTAATCCAAGGTTGCAGAAGTAGGAGTTTTGATCCTTTAAGATGTACTGCTCGACCAATAGACTTTCAGAAAATAAG ACTTCAGGAACTGCTGAAGAATGAACATCACGAAGAAGGAAGGGTGCCTAGGACTGTTGAATGCGAGTTGACCGAAGACCTTGTAGATGCATGTATCCCTGGGGACGTCGTGACGGTGACTGGTATTATCAGGATGATCAACAATTACATGGATATTGGGGGAG GAAAATCAAAAGGCAAGAATCAAGGACTATATTTTTTGTACCTAGAAGTTGTTTcgataaaaaatttgaaatctcaATCATTACCGGAGGATTTGCAAGATGCTAAAGTTGATGCTAGAACAACACAGCTGTCTGATTTATTCTCATTTTCTCCAAGAGATTTGGAATTTATTGTGAAGTTTTCTGAGGAATACGGTTCAGATGTCTTTAGGCAAATACTTCAATCTATTTGCCCGTCAATCTATGGGCATGAACTTGTGAAAG CGGGAATCACATTAGCATTGTTTGGAGGGGTGCAGAAGCATTCGATGGATCAGAATAAGGTGCCTGTCAGAGGTGACATCCATGTACTGATTGTTG GTGATCCTGGAATGGGAAAAAGTCAACTACTCCAAGCAGCAGCTTCTATTTCTCCACGTGGCATATATGTATGTGGTAATGCGACAACTAATGCAGGCCTAACTGTTGCTGTGGTGAAGGATCATATGACAAGTGACTATGCTTTTGAGGCTG GTGCAATGGTACTTGCAGATCGTGGATTATGctgtattgatgagtttgacaAAATGTCAGCAGAACATCAG GCTCTATTGGAAGCTATGGAACAACAGTGTGTCTCTGTTGCAAAGGCAGGACTTGTGGCAAGTTTATCAGCCCGAACATCTGTTTTAGCTGCCGCAAACCCTGCTGGGGGTCATTATAA CCGCGCTAAAACTGTGAATGAGAACTTGAAGATGAATGCTGCTCTCTTGTCAAGATTTGATCTAGTTTTTATATTACTTGACAAGCCTGATGAACTACTGGACAAGCGCCTTTCAGAGCACATTATGTCA CTTCATACTGGAAATGGACAAAATTCACCAGCAGCTAAAAGGCTTTGCAGAGGTAGTTCTTCGACTTTGGATATCCACTGGAATATAG CTGCTAGGTTGAGGCTTGATCCAAAGGACAGTGATTTTGTTCCATTGCCTGGTCCTCTTCTCCGTAAATACATTGCTTATGCAAAGACATATATCTTCCCTAG GATGACAAGACCAGCTGCTGAAATCCTGCAGAGGTTTTATTTGCAATTAAGAGACCATAACACATCTGCTGATGGTACACCAATAACAGCAAGGCAATTAGAAAGTCTAGTAAGGCTGGCAGAAGCTCGAGCTAGGGTGGATTTAAGAGATGAAATAACCGTTCAAGATGCCATG GATGTTGTGGAAATAATGAAAGAATCTTTGTATGATAAGTATGTTGACGAACATGGCCTTGTGGATTTTGGGCGAAGTGGTGGAATGAGCCAACAGAAAGAAGCAAAACGGTTTTTAAGTGCCTTAAACAAGCAATCAGAGTTACAGCAAAAGGATTGCTTTACTATATCC TCTTTTGTTCAGGAATTATACAGCCTGGCAGACAGGATTGCCTTAAGGGTTCCAGATATAGACACTTTTGTGGAAAATCTAAACAGTGTTGGTTATTTGCTAAAGAAGGGGCCTAAGACATATCAG GTGCTGTCATCGTCTTATTCACACAGTCAGTCATCAAGAGCAAGGGGCTAA